CGCCGGCGCGCTCTGACCATCCTTATGACTTCAACCCTACCCTCCAGTTTCAGTACCACCGGCTCGGCCCCTGCGGCCATGCCGCTGCCCGTTTCCCTCAGGATCCGCGATCGGCTCGAGAAGGCTGGTGCTTCCTTCTTCGCCAACGACAACATCGCCGATCACCTGCTCGAGGGTGAACTGGATCAGCTGGAGATCGAGGTTGCCGGCAAGGTCCGTGAGCTGCTGCGCAGCCTCGTGATTGACATCGACAACGATCACAATACCGAGGAAACCGCTGAGCGGGTCGCTCGGATGTACCTGCAGGAGGTGTTCAAGGGTCGCTACCACCAGCAACCCAAGATCGCCAGCTTCCCCAATGTGAAAAAGCTGGATGAGATCTACACCGTCGGCCCGATCTCCGTACGCTCAGCGTGCTCCCACCACCTGGTGCCCATCCTCGGCAACTGCTGGATCGGCATCAAGCCCGGTGAGCATGTGATCGGCCTCTCCAAGTTCTCCCGGGTGGCGGACTGGGTGTTTTCCCGGCCCCACATCCAGGAAGAGGCGGTGATGATCCTTGCCGATGAGATTGAGCGGCTCTGCAAGCCCCAGGGCCTGGCGATTCTCGTCAAAGCCCAGCACTACTGTATGAAGTGGCGGGGTGTGAAAGAACCCCAGACCAGCATGGTGAACTCCATCGTGCGAGGTGATTTCCGCCATGATCCCAGCCTCAAGGCGGAGTTCTTTGAGCTGGTGAAGCAACAGGAAGCCCTGCTGGCCACCTGATTCCACGCCATCGGGAAGCTCCTGCGGAGCGCGGCCCTGCGCTTCACGTGCAGGCCTCGCGCCCGGAGTGCAGGTGCCGCTCAGACCGCAGACCGCACGGCGGCCACCAGAGCGGCGACCCGCGCCAGATCCTTGTCGGCCGGTGAGCGCTCCACACCGCTGGAGACATCCACCCCCGTGGGGGCCACCCGCTGGAGAACGGCACCGACCCGCTCGGGACTGATGCCTCCCGCCAGCCACCAGGGCAAAGGCGCACACCACCCCTCGATCCAGTCCAGGGGAAGGCGATGGCCGGTGCCCCCGAGCTGATCCGGAACGTAGGCATCGAGCAGCAGGGCATCCACATGGCCGCGGTAGGCATCGGCCAGGGCCAGATCGGCTCTGGAGCGGATGCGGAAGGCCTTCCAGATCCGGCAGCCGAGCCGTTGCCCCAGGGTGCTGCAGCGCTCCGGTGTTTCCCGGCCATGCAGCTGCAGGATGCGATGGCCGTGGGCAGGCTCGAGGTCAGCGAGGTCGGCGTCGTCGGGGTCGGCCACCACGAGCACACCGGTGCATGCGGGGGCCGCTTCCCCCACCGCCGTGAACAGCCGGGGGCGCAGGGCCGGGGCCACATAGCGGGGCGAGCCCGCCACCCCGATCACCCCGATCGCGTCCACCCCCAGGGCGGCCACGGCAGCGGCCTGGGCTGGATCCCGCAGCCCGCAGATCTTGATCTGGGTGGGAAGGCGGGAGGACAACGGGGTGGCGGGCCGCATCGGGAGCGGATCAACGCCGCCCTTTCTAGGATCAGCAGTGGAACGACCGGCCCGGCACCGGCACCGTGATGTTACAGCGTGGGTGAGGGTTGGCAGCTGATGAAGATCCGCGGGATCCCCTTGCGGATTCACCCCAGCTGGTTCGTCATCCTCCTGGTGGCCACCGCGGCGTTCCAGCAGCTCTACACCAACACCCCAGCCCTCAAGGGTGGGGCGGTGGGGGAGGCAGGTCTCTGGGCCCTGGGCCTGGGAACGGCGGTGCTGCTGTTCGTGTCGGTGCTGCTGCACGAACTGGGCCATTCCCTGGTGGCCATCAGCCAGGGGGTGAAGGTGCGCAGCATCACCCTCTTCCTGCTGGGCGGCGTGGCGAGTGTGGAACGGGAATGCAGCACCGCCATCGGAGCCCTACTGGTGGCCGCCGCCGGACCCGCCGTGAGCCTCGGGCTGGGCATCTCCCTGCTGGCCAGCAGCCATGCCGCCAGCCACCTGGCCCCCTGGCTGGGGGTGATGGTGGCCGAACTCGGGACGCTGAACATGGTGCTCGCCCTGTTCAACCTCCTGCCGGGCCTGCCCCTCGATGGCGGCTTGATCGTGAAGGCCCTGGTGTGGCAGGCCAGCGGCAGCCGTCGCCGGGGCATCGAGGTGGCCAATGGCTGCGGCCGGTTCCTGGCCTACCTGGCCATGGGCCTGGGCACCGTCCTGCTGCTGCGCGGTGGTGGTATCGGCGGTGCATGGCTGATCCTGCTGGGCTGGTTCGGTCTGGGGGCCGTGCGCAACCAGCAGCAGATGCTCGTGCTTCAGAACGCGCTCAACACCCTGCAGGTCAAGGATGCCGCCCGCCGCCGTTTCCGGGTGCTCGAGGCCGACCGAACCCTGCGGGATGTCAGCCGGCTTCGGCTGGCCGAGCCCAGCCCGGTTGGGGAGGCGGACTGGTTGCTGGTGTGCGAGCGGGGCCGCTGGCGCGGCGTGATCGACGATGCGGCCCTGCAGGAGATTCCCGTGCAGCGCTGGGACACCGACCGCATCGCTGACCATCTCAAGCCCCTCGCCAGCCTGCCCTCGATCCCGGAAGCGGCGCCGCTCTGGCAGGCCGTCCAGCTGCTGGACACCGACCAGACCAGCCGGTTGCTGGTGATGGGGCCGGCCGGCCTCCCCAGCGGAACCCTGGAGCGGCCGGACCTCGGTGAAGCCGTGCTGCAGAAGCTCGGCCTGAAGCTGCCCGCCCCCCTGCTGGAGGCGGCCCGCCGCCAGAACATCTATCCCCTTGGGCTTGCCCTTCCCCAGGTGGTGCGCAGCATGGTGGCCTCCGGCGAAACCAGCTCAGCCCCTGAACCCGGCAGCTGAGCTGGCGCCATCCTCCAGGTGGTGGAGCGCCACCGCAGCCAGTTCAGCGGCCCGCAGCGGCTCCGGCAGGTCCAGGCCACACCGGAAGGGCAGGGCGTCGCGGGCAGCCTCCAGCAACAGCCGCTCCAGCTCCTCGCCCTGGCAGGGGAGGGGGGGCAGCGCCGGAGGCGGGCTGCCGAACACCTGCTGCCAGAGCCGCGGCGAGGGCGCCAGCTGGATCGCGCCATGCTGAAGCAGCCGGCCCGCACGCCAGAGCTGGGCACTGCCCACCCGCTTGCTGCCATCGCCATGCACCAGATCGGCAGCGGTGCCGAGCGCGAAGCAGTTCGGGGAATCCAGGTGGCCACCCGCCGGGGTGGTGCCGAACATCAGGGGCTGACCCAGCCGCCGGAAGGCCTCCTGCAACCAGGCACTGGCCGCCCCGTAGGCCTCCACCCGGCGCCGGGGAGGATCGGGCCACACCAGGGCATAGGTGAGATCGCCGCCATGCAGCACGGCTCGCCCGCCACTGGGACGGCGGACCAGGTCGATCGTGCCGGCGGCGCCCAGCTCGCGCCAGTGGCTGGGGTATCGGCGCTGGTGCCGCCCCAGCGACAGGGTGGGACGCCGCCAGCGGTAGAGGCGGAAGGCAGGACGGGGCTGCTCCAGCAACCAGGCATCGAGGGCCATCTGCCAGGCGCCGCCCAGGCAGGTGGTGGGCAGCCAGCGACCAGGCGGTCTGGGCCCGGTGCTAGGCGTCTCCATCGATCGGCCGCCAGAAGGCCGCATCCACCTCCAGCCCCAGCACGGCCGCCATCTGCACCAATCCCTGGCGGCACTGGAGTCCGCAGCCTCGGCACCAGGCATCCAGAAGGAAGAGGCGGTGGGTGACCCACAGCTCCAGGGCCTCGGGCGCGAAGCGGATCCCCTCCCCGCGGCTGAACCCGTGGGGCAGCAGCATGGCCACGTGGCGGGTGAGCTGGCCGCTGCTGCGCTCGATCAGCAGGGGCAGCCAGGGCATCGACGCGTCGGCCCGCAGGCACCAGAGCCGGACTTCGGGAATCTCGGACAGTTCGCGCGGATCATCGGGCTGGCGCGGCCAGTCGAAGCTGAGGCCGAGGCTGCCGCTCCGCTGCAGCAGCTGCTCGGGCGGCAAGGCCGCCCAGGCCGCCAGGGGGGAGAGGTCGAGGGCCGCGATGGCCGCGGCTCCGACCAGCACGGGCCCCGGATCGGTTGCGGAAGCCAGGGGCGGGGTGGGCATCAAGAGCTGTGACAGCAGGGAGGGCGGGGCTGGACCGTAGCGGGACCAGCGCAAAGAATGGTGCCGTCACGTTCTGTTGTGTGCCCCCATGGTCTCCGCTCTCAACCAGGCCGAGGTTCTGATCGCTCTCGTGGTGGCGGCCCACGCCGGAGTCCTGGCGGTGCGCCTCTGCTTCACGCTTTACAAGGCCTGACGGCCGTCACGCCTCGCGCGGCTGTCCTGCGGGCCAGAGCCAGACCCTTGGCATGGCCCCCCCGACCCGCTAGAAGCAGTCCACTCTCCACGGCTCCCACGTTGGCTCCTGCGCTCCGGCCCGCCCCCTCCCCACGCCCGGCCAGGCCCGCCACGTCACCGCTGGCGGCCGTGGGACCCTGGCCCGCAGGGACCAGCAGCAGTTCCAGGCCAGCCCCCGCCTCAGCCGCGAGCCTGTCCTCGGCGGCCAGCCTGTCCTCGGCGGCCAGCCTGTCCATGGAACGGCGGGAGCTCATCTGCAGCGTGGTGGGCCTCACGGTGAAGACGGGGCTGGCCATCGTGGCGGCGGTCAGCCTGGTGCGCCTGGCCGTGGCCTACCAGGACCGCATGGAACGGCAGGGGGAGCTCTCGGCGGTGCTCCAGATCGAAGAGGCCAAGCTCGCCAAGGCGAGGGAGCGGTTCGACCAGCTGTTCACCGTGGAAGGGGAACAGCACCTGATCCGCGAGCAGAACCAGTGGATCGCACCGGATCGCCTGCGCGTGGTCTGGAAGCAGCAGGCCCCATTTCCTTCTGTTGAGCAGGACCGGCCTGGCCCCGGGAAACCCTGAGCCACTCCGTAAGTTGGGCGCCTGTCCACCCTGCCCTCTTCCATGGCCGCCGCCCCGCCCCCCGGAACGGTCCTGATCACCGGCACCACCTCAGGAGTGGGTCTCCATGCCACCAAGGCCCTGGTGGACCGCGGCTGGACCGTCGTGACGGCCAACCGCGATCCGGTGCGGGCGGCCGCGGCGGCCGAATCCCTCGGCATCGCCTCGGACAACCTGCACCACCTGCGGATCGACCTGGGTGATCTGGACAGCGTGCGAGCGGGAGTGGAAACCCTGGTGTCGTCACTGGGACGCCCCCTCGATGCCCTGGTGATCAATGCCGCCGTGTACAAACCTCGGCTGAAGCAGCCCGAGCGGTCGCCCCAGGGATATGAGCTGTCGATGGCCACCAACCATCTGGGCCACTTCCTGCTGATCCAGCTGCTGCTGCCGGATCTGGAGCGCTCCACCCACCCCTCACGCCGGGTGGTCATCCTTGGCACCGTCACCGCCAACTCCAAGGAACTGGGTGGCAAGATCCCCATTCCAGCCCCGGCCGACCTCGGGGATCTCTCCGGCTTCGCGGCGGGCTTCAAAGCGCCGATCGCCATGGCCAGCGGCAAGGCCTTCAAGCCCGGCAAGGCCTACAAGGACAGCAAGCTCTGCAACATGATCACCACCCAGGAGCTGCACCGCCGTCTGCACGCCAGCACCGGAATCGTGTTCACCTCGCTCTACCCAGGCTGTGTGGCGGATACGCCGCTGTTCCGGAACACGCCGCGGCTGTTCCAGCGGATCTTTCCCTGGTTTCAGAAGAACATCACGGGCGGCTACGTGAGCCAGTCCCTGGCCGGTGAACGGGTGGCCCAGGTGGTGGCGGATCCTGAATTCGCTGTCTCCGGAGTGCACTGGAGCTGGGGCAACCGCCAGAAACGCGGCGGTCGCCAGTTCAGCCAGGAGCTCTCCGACAAGGCCAGCAATCCGGAGACAGCCCGCAAGGTGTGGGAGTACTCCCGCAAGCTGGTGGAACTCAGCCCTGAATCGGTGGTCAAGGCCTGAATCGCTGGTCGAGGGATCGCGCCCGCTCAGAGACGGCGGCGGAAGCCGTCGCTGAAACCCGGGTTGGAGGTCTCGGCCTTGCTGAGCTTCCACACATTGCGGCTGAGCCGTCGGGCCCTCAGACCGCCACGCTCGACCACCGAGGCGCCGGGTCGTGCACCGAGCAGCACCGTCACCTCCGCGGTGCTGAGCGGCGCCCCTGTCTGCAGAGCCAGGTTCACCAGTTCGAGCCGCTGGCGCAGGGCAGCCAGATCGGCGCTGCCGCCGTCCTCCACCTCGTTCCACACCCAGGGGAGTTCCGCGGCGGACCCCGCCATTTTCTGCATCAGGCCCAGACCAATGAAGGCCAGGGCCTGCTCCGGCTTGATCCCCTGCGCCGAAGCGGCCGCCATCCAGTCGGGCAAGGGCAGCTGGCCTTCCGGCATGGGATCGGCCTGGGTGGTGGTGGCGTGGGCTGTGCTGCGCTTGGCGGCCATGGCGCTCCGATCGGGTTGAGCGGAAGGTATCGGCTTCCAGCCCCGGGGCAAGGGCGAGCCGGCCCGAGGCGACAGGTAAAGTCGCCCCAACTCCCGCCGGGGCGAGCAGCGCCGGCATGGCGCCGCCAACCCAGCCTCCACACCCCGCCCCCACGCTCAGCCACTGGCGCATCACGAGGAGAATCAGCCCACCCCATGCCCTCCAGCCCGCTCAACCCAGACGATCGGGCCCCACGGCAACGACGCGGCAGCTACCTCGGCGGAGGGCGTCTGATCACGGGCACTGCGGTGGATCGGGACAGCTCCGGCGCCAGCTGTGTGATCACCACGGACAGCGAAGGCAGCCGGCTGGCGCGGCAGAACAGCCACGTGCAGTCCATCGAGCTGCGCACCTACGTGTTCCTCGACTCGCTGCAACCCCAGCTGGCCGCCTACATGGGCACCGTGAGCCAGGGCTTCCTGCCGATCCCTGGTGATGCCTGCCTGTGGCTGGAGGTTTCACCCGGCATGGCGGTGCACCGCGTCACCGACATCGCCCTGAAGGCCAGCACCGTGCGGCTGGGCCAGATGATCGTGGAGCGGGCCTTCGGCTCGCTGGCGCTCTACCACCGCGACCAGAGCAACGTGCTCCACTCCGGTGACGTGGTGCTCGAGGCCATTGGCAACACCGTCGAACAGCGCAGCCGCTGCGAGGTGAGCTGGACGGAGATCATCCGGGCGATCACGCCCGACCACGCCGTGCTCATCAACCGGCAGAACCGGCGCGGTTCGATGATCCAGGCCGGCATGAGCATGTTCATCCTGGAGACCGAGCCCGCCGGCTATGTGCTGATCGCCGCCAACGAGGCCGAAAAGGCCTCCAACATCACGGTGGTGGACGTGAAGGCGGTGGGAGCCTTCGGCCGCCTCACCCTGGCCGGCCGCGAAGGCGACGTGGAGGAGGCCGCCGCCGCCGCCATGCGGGCCATCCACCACATCAACGCCACGGCCCGAGGCTGAGGGGCCTCCGGGCTGCTCCGGGCCCTTGGCAGCCTTCAGGAGAGCCCGAGCAGGGCCTTCAGCCCTGGGGCAAGCTGGCGGGCGGCCTTGCCGCGGCTGCCGAGCCGCAGGCGCTGATGCTCGCCCATCTGGGCGTAGGTGCAGGCCGCCTCCCGCACGTAGAAGATCGGGTCGTAGCCAGGGCCTTGCCCCTGGGGGGCGTCCAGCACCACCCCGCGACAGACCCCTTCGGCCTCCAGCCGCACGGTCCCGCTGGGATCCGCCAGGGCCATGGCGGACACAAAGCTGCCGCTGCGGTACGGGGTGTCGCCAAGTTCGGCCAGGAGCCTGGCCACCCGCTCGGGATCCGTGGGGGCGTAGCGGGCGGAGAAGAGACCCGGCGCGCCGCCCAGGGCATCCACCTCGATGCCGGAGTCGTCGGCCAGGGCCCAGTGGCCGGTGCGCACCGCCGCAGCGCTCGCCTTGATCCTGGCGTTCTCGCCGTAGGTGGCGCCGGTCTCCTCCACCTCGAGGTCGCGCGGCTGGGGGCAGACCTCCAGGTCCAGGGGCTGGAGCATGGCCCCGATCTCCCGCACCTTGTGGGGATTGCCAGTGGCGATCACCAGGGTGGGCAAGGGCTCGGCTCGGATGCCGGCATTGTCTCCCAGAGCAGGGCCCCCGAAGGAGGGATCGGCGGGGTTGAACAGTCCACCCCTGGGCAGGTACGGAGCTGGAAGCTCAGCGGCAAGTCCAGGCGAAGCCGATCCGCTTTCAGGCTAGGGAGGACGGCCAGCGGGCCGGTGCCGGGGCATTTCATGTCAGCGGCAGCAGACCGACTGCGCCGACTGGGTCGCCAAGCAAACACTAACGAAATGTGTGGGATGGATCAGCCGTGCTTATGAGTGCCGACATAAACGGTGATGACCCAGGCGGCGCTTTTGCTTGACGGAGGGTTTGGCGGCGGACCATGGTTGCCTGCGAACATTCCACCCCCTCCTCCAGGAGCAGGTAATGGCTAACGAAACCATGGGCATCGCCCTCGGCATGATTGAGACCCGCGGTCTGGTGCCCGCCATCGAAGCGGCTGACGCCATGACCAAGGCTGCCGAAGTACGGCTGATCGCCCGCGAGTTCGTCGGCGGCGGCTATGTGACCGTGATGGTGCGGGGCGAGACCGGTGCTGTCAACGCCGCGGTGCGGGCCGGTGCCGATGCCTGCGAGCGCGTGGGCGACGGTCTGGTGGCCGCCCACATCATTGCCCGCCCCCACCGCGAAGTGGAGCCTGCTCTGAGCGGCAGCGCCGGTTTCGTGGGTTCCAAGGACTGAGGCCGCTGAACGCCTGAGGCGTTCCCCTCGTCATCCCTTTACCGACCCAACCGGAGAAACTCCATGAGCAAGAAGTACGACGCCGGGGTCAAGGAGTACCGCGACACGTATTGGACTCCTGATTACGTCCCCCTCGACACCGACCTGCTGGCCTGCTTCAAGTGCACAGGCCAGGAAGGTGTGCCCAAGGAAGAGGTGGCTGCCGCCGTGGCCGCTGAATCCTCCACCGGCACCTGGTCCACCGTGTGGTCCGAGCTCCTCACCGACCTCGACTTCTACAAGGGCCGCTGCTACCGCATCGAAGACGTGCCGGGCGACAAGGAGGCGTTCTACGCCTTCATCGCCTATCCCCTCGACCTGTTCGAAGAGGGTTCGGTGACCAACGTGCTCACCTCCCTGGTGGGCAACGTGTTCGGCTTCAAGGCCCTGCGCCACCTGCGCCTGGAAGACATCCGCTTCCCGCTGGCCTTCATCAAGACCTGCATGGGTCCTCCGAACGGCATCCAGGTCGAGCGTGACCGGATGAACAAGTACGGCCGCCCCCTGCTGGGCTGCACCATCAAGCCGAAGCTCGGCCTGAGCGGCAAGAACTACGGCCGTGTGGTGTACGAATGCCTCCGCGGTGGTCTCGACTT
This portion of the Cyanobium sp. NIES-981 genome encodes:
- the folE gene encoding GTP cyclohydrolase I, with product MTSTLPSSFSTTGSAPAAMPLPVSLRIRDRLEKAGASFFANDNIADHLLEGELDQLEIEVAGKVRELLRSLVIDIDNDHNTEETAERVARMYLQEVFKGRYHQQPKIASFPNVKKLDEIYTVGPISVRSACSHHLVPILGNCWIGIKPGEHVIGLSKFSRVADWVFSRPHIQEEAVMILADEIERLCKPQGLAILVKAQHYCMKWRGVKEPQTSMVNSIVRGDFRHDPSLKAEFFELVKQQEALLAT
- a CDS encoding phosphoribosylanthranilate isomerase — its product is MRPATPLSSRLPTQIKICGLRDPAQAAAVAALGVDAIGVIGVAGSPRYVAPALRPRLFTAVGEAAPACTGVLVVADPDDADLADLEPAHGHRILQLHGRETPERCSTLGQRLGCRIWKAFRIRSRADLALADAYRGHVDALLLDAYVPDQLGGTGHRLPLDWIEGWCAPLPWWLAGGISPERVGAVLQRVAPTGVDVSSGVERSPADKDLARVAALVAAVRSAV
- a CDS encoding site-2 protease family protein; this translates as MGEGWQLMKIRGIPLRIHPSWFVILLVATAAFQQLYTNTPALKGGAVGEAGLWALGLGTAVLLFVSVLLHELGHSLVAISQGVKVRSITLFLLGGVASVERECSTAIGALLVAAAGPAVSLGLGISLLASSHAASHLAPWLGVMVAELGTLNMVLALFNLLPGLPLDGGLIVKALVWQASGSRRRGIEVANGCGRFLAYLAMGLGTVLLLRGGGIGGAWLILLGWFGLGAVRNQQQMLVLQNALNTLQVKDAARRRFRVLEADRTLRDVSRLRLAEPSPVGEADWLLVCERGRWRGVIDDAALQEIPVQRWDTDRIADHLKPLASLPSIPEAAPLWQAVQLLDTDQTSRLLVMGPAGLPSGTLERPDLGEAVLQKLGLKLPAPLLEAARRQNIYPLGLALPQVVRSMVASGETSSAPEPGS
- a CDS encoding CRR6 family NdhI maturation factor, whose amino-acid sequence is MPTPPLASATDPGPVLVGAAAIAALDLSPLAAWAALPPEQLLQRSGSLGLSFDWPRQPDDPRELSEIPEVRLWCLRADASMPWLPLLIERSSGQLTRHVAMLLPHGFSRGEGIRFAPEALELWVTHRLFLLDAWCRGCGLQCRQGLVQMAAVLGLEVDAAFWRPIDGDA
- the psaM gene encoding photosystem I reaction center subunit XII — translated: MVSALNQAEVLIALVVAAHAGVLAVRLCFTLYKA
- a CDS encoding protochlorophyllide reductase, with amino-acid sequence MAAAPPPGTVLITGTTSGVGLHATKALVDRGWTVVTANRDPVRAAAAAESLGIASDNLHHLRIDLGDLDSVRAGVETLVSSLGRPLDALVINAAVYKPRLKQPERSPQGYELSMATNHLGHFLLIQLLLPDLERSTHPSRRVVILGTVTANSKELGGKIPIPAPADLGDLSGFAAGFKAPIAMASGKAFKPGKAYKDSKLCNMITTQELHRRLHASTGIVFTSLYPGCVADTPLFRNTPRLFQRIFPWFQKNITGGYVSQSLAGERVAQVVADPEFAVSGVHWSWGNRQKRGGRQFSQELSDKASNPETARKVWEYSRKLVELSPESVVKA
- a CDS encoding BMC domain-containing protein, with the protein product MPSSPLNPDDRAPRQRRGSYLGGGRLITGTAVDRDSSGASCVITTDSEGSRLARQNSHVQSIELRTYVFLDSLQPQLAAYMGTVSQGFLPIPGDACLWLEVSPGMAVHRVTDIALKASTVRLGQMIVERAFGSLALYHRDQSNVLHSGDVVLEAIGNTVEQRSRCEVSWTEIIRAITPDHAVLINRQNRRGSMIQAGMSMFILETEPAGYVLIAANEAEKASNITVVDVKAVGAFGRLTLAGREGDVEEAAAAAMRAIHHINATARG
- a CDS encoding non-canonical purine NTP pyrophosphatase — translated: MPTLVIATGNPHKVREIGAMLQPLDLEVCPQPRDLEVEETGATYGENARIKASAAAVRTGHWALADDSGIEVDALGGAPGLFSARYAPTDPERVARLLAELGDTPYRSGSFVSAMALADPSGTVRLEAEGVCRGVVLDAPQGQGPGYDPIFYVREAACTYAQMGEHQRLRLGSRGKAARQLAPGLKALLGLS
- a CDS encoding BMC domain-containing protein, encoding MANETMGIALGMIETRGLVPAIEAADAMTKAAEVRLIAREFVGGGYVTVMVRGETGAVNAAVRAGADACERVGDGLVAAHIIARPHREVEPALSGSAGFVGSKD